The following DNA comes from Amycolatopsis albispora.
CAGCAAACCCTCGCCGCCACCGGTGCGCGGAAGGTCGACCTGGTCACCCACTCGCTCGGCGGCCTGCCGTCGCGCTGGTGCGTCAAGTTCCTCGGCGGCACGGCCACCGTGGACGACTGGATCTCACTCGGCGGCCCGAACCAGGGCGGCGCGCCCGGCACCTGCCCCGCGCCCGGCACCACCGCGTGCGACCAGGCCACCCAGGGCTCGGCGTTCCTGGCGCAGCTCAACGGCGGCGACCCCACCCCCGCCCCGGTCGCCCACACCACCTTCGCCTCGCCCTGCGACACCGTGGTCGACGAAGACTGGACCACTTTGGACGGTGCCACCCACGTAGACGTCGGCTGCGTCAGCCATTTCGACCTGGTCTCCGACCGCGGCGTGTTCACCGGCGTCCGTCAGGCGGTGACCGGCTGAGCGTCCCGCAGGAAGCCCGCGGTGCGCATCGCCAGCAACTCGGCGCGCGCCACCAGCTTCTCGATTTCCTTCCACCGCCGCAGATCGCGCTCGTCGTCGGGCACCAGGCGGTTGGACACCAGCAGCAGCAACGTGTCGATCTCGTAGGCCAGATCCGCCAGCCGCAGGAACGGCAGGTACTCCTCCGCCGAACCGGGGCCGTGCGAACGAGCCCACGCGCAGGCAGCGTGCCCGGT
Coding sequences within:
- a CDS encoding esterase/lipase family protein, with amino-acid sequence MRLRIAATCLAALATLLGAAPSAAEPAGREPIVFVHGLFGSPANFDTMSLRFRLSGYPASELVAFSYNSTGSLTTAANQLATTIQQTLAATGARKVDLVTHSLGGLPSRWCVKFLGGTATVDDWISLGGPNQGGAPGTCPAPGTTACDQATQGSAFLAQLNGGDPTPAPVAHTTFASPCDTVVDEDWTTLDGATHVDVGCVSHFDLVSDRGVFTGVRQAVTG